Proteins found in one Enterococcus sp. 9D6_DIV0238 genomic segment:
- the efrB gene encoding multidrug efflux ABC transporter subunit EfrB yields the protein MKNAFSSIKRLGRYVNPYKGTFILVIIFTILTVAFNAAMPYVSGLPITEISKNVAAGEGLNYPYIIQCLIWILIVGIGYCAAQFLSGYLMASVVQHSMRDLRTDIDEKINRLPVSYFDKNQQGNILSRVTNDVDAVSNAMQQSFINIVSAVLGIVMAIAMMFYINWLMAVISLVMIPLSLFISKTIVGFSQKYFQGMQNALGDLNGYVQENMTGFSVLKLYGREKETLNGFKKVNHNLNNFGFKASFISGLMLPLVQMTAYGTYIGMAVLGSYYVITGVIVVGQLQAFIQYIWQVSQPMGNITQLSAALQSASAATTRVFEILDEPEEELNEQDIPLPAELHGSVQFENVSFSYDPEKPLIRNLNFEVKAGQTVAIVGPTGAGKTTLINLLMRFYDVNEGAIKVDGIDTKTINRSDVRSVFGMVLQDAWLYEGTIADNIRFGKLDATDYEIVDAAKTANVDHFIRTMPDGYDMEINSEGDNVSLGQKQLLTIARAVISDPKILILDEATSSVDTRLEALIQKAMDRVMEGRTSFVIAHRLSTIREADLILVMNQGEIIEKGTHNELLQQGGFYEKLYNSQFAEDGDYD from the coding sequence ATGAAAAACGCATTCTCTTCTATAAAACGTTTAGGAAGGTACGTCAATCCTTACAAAGGAACGTTTATCTTAGTGATTATTTTTACGATCCTGACAGTTGCTTTTAATGCGGCGATGCCATATGTCTCTGGTTTGCCGATCACAGAAATCAGTAAAAACGTAGCAGCCGGTGAAGGGTTGAATTATCCATACATCATCCAATGCCTGATTTGGATTTTGATTGTTGGGATCGGTTATTGTGCGGCACAGTTTTTATCAGGGTATTTGATGGCATCCGTGGTTCAGCATTCGATGCGTGATCTGCGTACGGACATCGACGAAAAAATCAATCGTTTGCCTGTATCTTATTTTGATAAGAATCAACAAGGGAATATTTTATCTCGTGTAACAAATGACGTAGATGCAGTAAGTAACGCGATGCAACAAAGCTTTATCAATATTGTCTCTGCAGTATTGGGCATCGTAATGGCGATCGCAATGATGTTTTATATCAACTGGCTGATGGCAGTGATCTCTCTTGTGATGATTCCGTTATCACTATTTATTTCAAAAACGATCGTTGGATTTTCACAAAAATACTTCCAAGGGATGCAAAATGCCCTTGGTGATTTGAACGGATATGTTCAAGAAAATATGACTGGTTTTAGCGTATTGAAATTGTATGGCCGTGAAAAGGAAACATTGAATGGATTTAAAAAGGTCAACCACAATTTAAATAATTTTGGGTTTAAAGCATCGTTTATCTCTGGATTGATGTTGCCGCTTGTGCAAATGACTGCTTATGGAACGTATATCGGTATGGCTGTTTTAGGAAGTTACTACGTTATTACTGGTGTGATCGTTGTGGGGCAATTACAAGCCTTTATTCAATATATTTGGCAAGTAAGTCAGCCCATGGGGAACATCACCCAATTATCAGCAGCTTTGCAAAGCGCTTCGGCAGCAACGACACGAGTTTTTGAAATTTTAGATGAGCCGGAAGAAGAATTGAATGAACAAGATATTCCTTTACCAGCGGAGCTACATGGTTCTGTTCAGTTTGAAAATGTCAGCTTTAGCTATGATCCTGAAAAACCATTGATCAGAAATCTGAATTTTGAAGTAAAAGCTGGTCAAACAGTGGCGATTGTCGGACCTACAGGAGCAGGTAAAACAACATTGATCAATTTATTGATGCGTTTTTACGATGTAAATGAAGGAGCCATCAAAGTTGATGGGATCGATACGAAAACCATAAATCGAAGTGATGTTCGCTCTGTTTTCGGCATGGTTTTACAAGATGCTTGGCTATACGAAGGAACGATCGCGGATAATATTCGTTTTGGTAAATTGGATGCAACAGATTATGAAATCGTCGATGCAGCCAAAACGGCGAATGTAGATCATTTTATCCGTACGATGCCGGATGGTTACGATATGGAAATCAATTCTGAAGGCGATAATGTTTCACTCGGTCAAAAACAATTATTGACGATTGCCAGAGCTGTGATTTCTGATCCAAAAATCTTGATTTTAGATGAAGCAACGAGTTCTGTCGATACTCGATTGGAAGCTTTGATCCAAAAGGCAATGGATCGAGTAATGGAAGGACGGACAAGCTTTGTGATCGCCCATCGTTTATCAACGATCAGAGAAGCTGATTTGATTCTTGTGATGAATCAAGGAGAAATCATTGAAAAAGGCACACACAATGAACTGCTGCAGCAGGGCGGTTTTTATGAAAAACTTTATAACAGTCAGTTCGCTGAAGACGGCGATTACGATTAG
- a CDS encoding gamma carbonic anhydrase family protein, translating to MTKEYFIAPSADVYGEVELAKDVSIWFQAVLRGDNNTIKIDTGSNVQDGTIIHVDADAAVTIGKNVTIGHQCMLHGCRIEDGALIGMASTILNHAKIGKNSLIGAGSLVTEEVEIPENVLAFGRPARVIRPLTREEIRKNKENAQQYVARSKEFLEEKYPRLT from the coding sequence ATGACAAAAGAGTATTTTATTGCACCAAGTGCTGATGTATATGGAGAGGTTGAATTAGCCAAAGATGTTAGTATTTGGTTTCAAGCGGTACTAAGAGGAGATAATAATACGATTAAGATCGATACAGGAAGTAACGTTCAGGATGGTACGATCATCCATGTCGATGCGGACGCGGCGGTCACGATAGGCAAAAATGTAACAATCGGACATCAATGTATGCTCCACGGCTGTAGAATTGAAGACGGTGCGTTGATCGGTATGGCTTCAACAATCTTAAATCATGCAAAAATAGGTAAAAATAGTTTGATCGGAGCAGGTTCTCTAGTCACAGAAGAAGTTGAAATTCCAGAGAATGTGCTGGCCTTTGGGCGTCCAGCCAGAGTGATTCGACCGCTGACGAGAGAAGAGATTCGCAAAAATAAAGAAAATGCTCAACAGTATGTCGCACGCTCAAAAGAATTTCTTGAAGAAAAATATCCCCGTTTAACGTGA
- the wecB gene encoding non-hydrolyzing UDP-N-acetylglucosamine 2-epimerase, translating to MKKIKVMTVFGTRPEAIKMAPLIKELEQHPEQFESVVTVSAQHRQMLDQVLADFQITPDHDLDIMKAGQTLADITSQVLTNLTDVLQTEKPDIVLVHGDTTTSFAAALSAFYHQIRIGHVEAGLRTWEKYSPFPEELNRQLVDDLTDIYFAPTIESKENLLKENHPEKHIYVTGNTAIDAMDYTITDDYQNEVLEAIGESQRLILMTMHRRENLGIPMEQVFKAVHQIVEENPDIDVVFPMHKNPKVREVAETYLAGLDRVHLIEPLDVVDFQNFAARSYLILTDSGGVQEEAPSLGVPVLVLRDTTERPEGVKAGTLRLVGTDQQIVYEAVAELLTNESAYKEMAHAENPYGDGKASQRILEAIAYEFQQTEKAPSAFQA from the coding sequence ATGAAAAAAATCAAAGTAATGACCGTATTCGGTACTAGACCAGAGGCTATTAAAATGGCTCCGCTGATTAAAGAATTAGAACAGCATCCAGAACAATTTGAGTCCGTAGTGACTGTTTCTGCGCAACATCGGCAAATGCTGGATCAAGTACTGGCTGATTTCCAGATCACACCCGATCATGATTTGGATATCATGAAAGCTGGACAAACACTCGCTGATATCACAAGTCAGGTTCTGACTAATTTGACCGATGTATTACAGACGGAAAAACCAGACATTGTATTGGTTCATGGGGATACAACGACATCATTTGCTGCTGCTTTATCTGCTTTTTATCATCAGATCAGGATCGGACATGTTGAAGCAGGATTACGTACGTGGGAAAAATATTCTCCGTTCCCAGAAGAATTGAATCGTCAGCTTGTAGATGATTTGACTGATATCTATTTTGCACCGACAATTGAAAGTAAAGAGAACTTATTGAAAGAGAATCACCCGGAAAAGCATATTTATGTAACCGGAAATACGGCGATCGATGCCATGGATTATACGATCACTGATGATTATCAGAATGAGGTTTTGGAAGCAATTGGGGAAAGCCAACGTTTGATTTTAATGACGATGCATCGACGTGAGAATCTAGGCATACCGATGGAACAAGTATTTAAAGCTGTTCATCAAATTGTTGAAGAAAATCCTGATATCGATGTGGTTTTTCCAATGCACAAAAATCCAAAAGTTCGTGAGGTTGCTGAAACTTACTTAGCCGGGCTAGACCGTGTTCACTTGATTGAACCACTGGATGTCGTTGATTTTCAAAATTTTGCAGCACGTAGCTATTTGATATTGACAGATTCTGGCGGTGTTCAAGAAGAAGCGCCATCTTTAGGGGTTCCTGTATTGGTTTTAAGAGATACAACAGAGCGCCCGGAAGGTGTCAAAGCAGGGACGTTGAGACTAGTCGGAACAGACCAACAAATCGTTTATGAAGCAGTCGCTGAGTTATTGACGAATGAATCGGCTTATAAAGAAATGGCTCATGCTGAAAATCCATACGGTGATGGTAAAGCAAGTCAGAGGATTCTTGAAGCAATCGCTTATGAGTTCCAACAAACAGAAAAGGCACCATCTGCCTTTCAAGCTTAA
- a CDS encoding iron-sulfur cluster biosynthesis family protein, whose protein sequence is MYLNISEEAKQKLMPYAKNNAVIVLDLDDGVGRYSKMGVCSLDTSFRILLLDQAQDRSDFNATVESDLGTIYIKDYSHRYLDKEMTLAVDPRLQVLKLNSSSGILDGNVPIVDLRGK, encoded by the coding sequence ATGTACTTGAATATTAGTGAAGAAGCGAAACAAAAGTTGATGCCGTATGCGAAAAATAATGCAGTGATCGTTTTGGATTTAGATGATGGTGTTGGAAGATATTCAAAAATGGGTGTTTGTTCATTGGATACAAGTTTTCGGATTTTATTACTGGATCAAGCGCAGGATCGCTCAGATTTTAACGCTACGGTAGAATCAGATTTAGGAACAATTTACATCAAAGATTATTCTCATCGTTATTTGGATAAGGAAATGACCTTAGCAGTGGACCCTCGTTTACAGGTTTTAAAGCTAAATAGCTCCAGTGGGATTTTAGATGGAAATGTTCCAATCGTAGATTTAAGAGGAAAGTGA
- a CDS encoding flavin reductase family protein, producing MLHYSTKNLSKKQSYKFLSGSIIPRPIAWVTSMNHESQVINAAPFSFFNAAASEIPLATLSILRQNTEMKDTARNILDTKELVIHLINDAHVEQMNQTSAPLPPEQSEISLNQIETVQSRSVKVPGIKGAPLRMEARLHQYVPIKNQQEQIITDLFIVEITDFYFDEEIFDQENEYILPEKFNPLARLAGATFAHIDGLFDLKRPN from the coding sequence ATGCTACATTATTCAACAAAAAATTTATCAAAAAAGCAGAGTTACAAATTTTTATCGGGCAGTATCATCCCTCGTCCGATCGCGTGGGTAACATCTATGAATCATGAATCACAGGTGATCAATGCTGCGCCTTTCAGTTTTTTCAATGCTGCAGCTTCTGAGATTCCCTTAGCAACGCTATCCATTCTTAGACAAAATACTGAGATGAAGGATACTGCTCGAAATATTCTGGATACAAAAGAGTTAGTTATCCATTTAATCAATGACGCACACGTGGAACAAATGAATCAAACCTCTGCTCCATTGCCACCTGAACAAAGTGAAATCAGCCTGAATCAGATCGAAACTGTTCAAAGTCGTTCTGTTAAGGTTCCAGGTATCAAAGGAGCACCGCTTCGAATGGAGGCTCGGCTGCATCAATATGTTCCGATCAAAAATCAACAAGAGCAGATCATTACGGATTTGTTCATCGTTGAAATCACTGACTTTTATTTCGATGAAGAAATTTTCGATCAAGAAAATGAGTATATTTTACCTGAAAAATTCAACCCGCTTGCACGATTAGCAGGTGCAACTTTTGCTCATATCGATGGACTGTTTGATTTAAAAAGACCGAATTAA
- a CDS encoding ring-cleaving dioxygenase, protein MNTTIKGIHHVTAMTSSAEKIYQFFTDILGLRLIKKTVNQDDIQTYHLFFADDLGSAGTDMTFFDFPGLPKGTKGTNTISRTSFRVKNDASLDYWIDRFNEHDIDHGPIQERFGKKYLEFEDFDNQRYQLISDEQNHGVAAGVPWKKTDVPAEHALIGLGPVFVTVTNFEHMQLVLAEVLGFKLVDAEGSFHLFEVGEGGNGASIIVEHREDLPEAQEGFGNVHHLALRVEDEDTLRFWIDKIAKLRFPNSGFVERFYFKSDYFRAAPQVLFELATDGPGFLEDETYESAGEKLSLPPFLEGKRQEIEADVRPFDTSSANIQR, encoded by the coding sequence ATGAATACAACTATCAAAGGCATTCATCACGTTACTGCAATGACATCTAGTGCAGAAAAAATCTATCAGTTCTTTACGGATATCTTAGGGTTACGCTTGATCAAAAAGACAGTCAATCAAGACGACATTCAAACCTACCATTTATTTTTTGCAGATGATTTAGGCTCTGCTGGTACAGACATGACTTTTTTTGATTTTCCTGGTCTACCTAAAGGAACAAAAGGAACGAATACTATTTCCCGTACTTCTTTTCGTGTAAAAAATGATGCTTCATTAGACTACTGGATCGATCGCTTTAATGAACACGACATAGATCATGGTCCAATTCAAGAACGTTTTGGGAAAAAATATCTAGAATTTGAGGATTTTGACAATCAACGTTATCAACTGATTTCAGATGAGCAAAACCATGGCGTGGCTGCTGGTGTTCCTTGGAAGAAAACAGATGTCCCTGCTGAACATGCTTTGATCGGCTTAGGTCCAGTTTTTGTGACAGTAACGAATTTTGAGCATATGCAGTTGGTATTAGCTGAAGTATTAGGATTTAAATTAGTCGATGCGGAAGGAAGTTTTCACTTATTTGAAGTAGGCGAAGGCGGAAATGGTGCCAGCATTATCGTTGAACATCGTGAGGATCTTCCAGAAGCACAAGAAGGCTTCGGAAATGTGCATCATCTGGCATTGCGTGTTGAAGATGAAGATACATTACGTTTTTGGATCGATAAAATCGCTAAACTGCGCTTCCCTAACTCCGGCTTTGTCGAACGCTTCTATTTTAAATCTGACTACTTTAGAGCTGCTCCACAGGTCTTGTTTGAATTAGCTACTGACGGTCCAGGATTTTTAGAAGATGAAACCTATGAATCTGCTGGTGAAAAACTATCTTTACCACCTTTTCTAGAAGGTAAACGACAAGAAATCGAAGCAGATGTTCGACCTTTTGATACTTCTTCGGCTAATATTCAGCGCTAA
- a CDS encoding SPFH domain-containing protein encodes MEEKKTFHVNGYIALVVLIILIVIGGYCFYFGVTDESIGMITVSIVLWVISGLFLSSLTIVSPNQAKAILFFGQYLGTIKENGLFVTTPLTQKINVSLKVRNFNSSLLKVNDSDGNPVEISAVIVFKVVDTARALFDVDRYQDFVEIQSETAIRHIATQYPYDTFNDDDLTLRGNTNEVSEELAKELQERLAVAGVEVIETRLNHLAYATEIASAMLQRQQAKAILSARQTIVEGAVSMTQMALEQIEDGQEINFTDDRKIQLINNLLVSIITDKGTQPVINTGDVTER; translated from the coding sequence ATGGAAGAGAAAAAAACGTTTCATGTCAATGGATACATTGCTTTAGTTGTTTTGATTATCTTGATTGTGATCGGCGGTTATTGTTTTTATTTTGGGGTAACAGATGAAAGTATTGGAATGATCACAGTCAGTATTGTTTTGTGGGTGATTTCCGGATTATTCTTAAGCTCGTTGACGATCGTTAGCCCGAATCAAGCCAAAGCCATTTTATTTTTTGGACAGTATTTAGGAACGATCAAGGAAAACGGTCTATTTGTGACGACTCCTTTAACTCAAAAAATCAATGTTTCATTGAAGGTCAGAAATTTTAATAGTTCTCTGCTGAAAGTAAACGATTCAGATGGTAATCCAGTTGAAATTTCTGCAGTCATTGTTTTCAAAGTCGTCGATACAGCAAGAGCATTGTTTGATGTAGATCGTTATCAGGATTTTGTGGAAATTCAAAGTGAAACTGCGATTCGTCACATTGCGACACAATATCCATATGATACATTTAATGACGATGATTTGACCTTGAGAGGAAATACTAATGAGGTTTCAGAAGAACTAGCGAAAGAATTGCAAGAGCGTTTAGCAGTTGCTGGAGTTGAGGTGATTGAAACTCGCTTGAATCATCTGGCGTATGCGACTGAAATTGCTAGTGCGATGCTGCAAAGACAACAAGCGAAAGCTATTTTATCAGCACGCCAAACAATCGTTGAAGGTGCAGTGTCCATGACTCAGATGGCTTTAGAGCAAATTGAAGATGGACAGGAAATCAATTTTACCGACGATCGTAAGATTCAATTGATCAATAATTTATTAGTCTCAATCATTACTGATAAAGGCACTCAGCCTGTCATTAATACAGGCGATGTGACTGAGCGCTAA
- a CDS encoding HAD family hydrolase translates to MKYTTILFDLDGTITDSGEGIINSVSYALEKMNLPVPNKEQLYSFIGPPLNDSFRKLYQLDGSAIDQAVNYYRENYQDKGMYENHVYEGITVLLDDLKTAGCQLYIATSKPEVYAKQILAHFDLDTYFDGIYGASLDGDRSKKGDVIRYALSSAKVTSLEKALMIGDRSHDIIGAKENQLASVGVLYGFGDQDELTTAGADYLAATPKEIANIILEK, encoded by the coding sequence ATGAAGTACACGACGATTTTATTTGATTTAGATGGAACGATCACAGATTCAGGTGAAGGGATCATTAATTCTGTGAGCTATGCATTAGAAAAAATGAACTTACCTGTTCCAAATAAGGAGCAGCTCTATTCATTTATTGGACCACCACTGAATGATTCATTTCGTAAGCTGTATCAATTGGATGGATCAGCTATTGATCAAGCGGTGAACTACTATCGTGAAAATTATCAAGACAAGGGAATGTATGAAAACCATGTATATGAGGGTATAACAGTATTACTGGATGACTTGAAGACAGCCGGTTGTCAGTTGTATATTGCTACATCTAAACCAGAAGTGTATGCAAAACAAATTTTAGCTCATTTCGATTTGGATACCTATTTTGATGGTATCTATGGCGCAAGCTTAGATGGCGATCGTTCCAAAAAAGGGGACGTGATACGTTACGCCTTGTCATCTGCAAAGGTTACTTCATTAGAAAAAGCACTGATGATCGGTGATCGAAGTCATGATATCATTGGAGCGAAGGAAAATCAATTGGCTAGTGTAGGTGTGTTATACGGTTTTGGAGATCAGGACGAGCTAACAACTGCAGGAGCAGATTACCTTGCAGCAACTCCGAAAGAAATAGCAAACATTATTTTAGAAAAATAG
- a CDS encoding cupin domain-containing protein encodes MKKDQQYWIEQLQLEPHSEGGYFKQVLSSDQSLQTSEKVVRPYYTSIYFLLTSENPSHFHRLKSDEVWYYHAGSPLSIHLLYPDGHYEIIRLGNDLEAGEVLQAVVPKNVIFGSTVDTDQAFALVSCMVSPGFDYQDFELFTKRQLLSLYPEHEKVIDRLAYDHLPD; translated from the coding sequence ATGAAAAAAGATCAACAGTATTGGATCGAACAACTACAATTAGAACCTCATTCAGAAGGAGGCTATTTCAAACAAGTATTAAGTAGTGATCAATCGCTTCAAACATCTGAAAAAGTAGTTAGACCCTATTATACAAGTATTTATTTTCTTTTAACGAGTGAAAATCCGTCGCATTTTCATCGGTTGAAATCTGATGAAGTCTGGTACTATCACGCGGGTTCGCCCCTTAGTATCCATTTGCTTTACCCCGATGGTCACTATGAAATCATTCGATTAGGAAATGATTTGGAAGCTGGAGAGGTATTACAAGCTGTTGTTCCTAAAAATGTGATTTTTGGTTCGACTGTTGACACTGATCAAGCATTTGCTTTAGTTAGTTGTATGGTTTCACCTGGATTTGATTATCAGGACTTTGAATTGTTTACGAAAAGACAGCTTTTATCTTTATATCCGGAACATGAAAAGGTTATTGACCGTCTAGCTTATGATCATTTACCTGATTAA
- the nox gene encoding H2O-forming NADH oxidase yields MSKIKTVIVGANHAGIAAANTLLDNYPDQEVVMIDRNTNLSYLGCGTALWVGRQIESYENLFYTNKEAFEAKGAKIYMETTVERIDFDKKIVCCKKHDGTELTESYDKLILATGSAPINPDIPGRNLKNVEFLKLFQDGQTVDAAMAKAEVKTVAVIGAGYIGVEIAEAAKRRGKNVLLFDAAERCLPNYYDKWFTEDMDKVLADNGIDLHYNELAKEYKGSDHVETLVTDKGEYAVDLVINAIGFRPNNGLGKDHLELFTNGAYLVDLHQQTSDPDVYAVGDCSTIFSNAVQQTTYIALATNAVRSGIVAAHNVGGTALESIGVQGSNGISIFGYHMVSTGLTVQESEKLGLKVKHTEFEDLQKPGFMKENNSVKIRIVYEEESRRIVGAQMASYEDISMGIHMFSLAIEEKVTIDKLKLLDIFFLPHFNQPYNYITMAALSAE; encoded by the coding sequence ATGAGCAAAATAAAAACAGTTATCGTCGGTGCAAATCACGCAGGTATCGCTGCAGCAAACACGTTGTTGGATAATTACCCAGACCAAGAAGTTGTTATGATCGATCGAAATACGAATCTTAGTTACCTAGGGTGTGGGACAGCACTTTGGGTCGGACGTCAAATTGAATCATACGAAAATCTTTTTTATACGAATAAAGAAGCTTTTGAAGCAAAAGGCGCTAAAATCTATATGGAGACAACAGTTGAGCGGATCGATTTTGACAAAAAAATCGTTTGTTGTAAAAAACACGATGGAACAGAACTAACAGAATCCTATGATAAATTGATTTTAGCAACAGGTTCAGCACCGATCAATCCGGATATTCCTGGAAGAAATCTAAAAAATGTAGAATTTCTCAAACTTTTCCAAGATGGACAAACCGTTGATGCGGCAATGGCTAAAGCAGAAGTCAAAACAGTGGCAGTGATCGGTGCAGGCTATATCGGAGTTGAGATCGCCGAAGCAGCGAAACGCCGTGGGAAAAATGTCTTATTATTTGATGCGGCTGAAAGATGTTTGCCAAATTACTATGATAAATGGTTCACAGAAGACATGGATAAAGTGTTGGCAGATAATGGGATCGACCTTCATTATAATGAGTTAGCGAAAGAATACAAAGGCAGTGATCACGTCGAAACACTTGTCACAGATAAAGGAGAATATGCTGTTGATTTAGTGATCAATGCAATTGGTTTTAGACCAAATAATGGATTAGGCAAAGACCACTTAGAATTGTTTACTAATGGTGCATATCTAGTAGACCTTCACCAACAAACAAGTGATCCTGATGTTTATGCCGTAGGTGATTGTTCAACGATCTTCTCTAATGCAGTTCAACAAACGACCTATATCGCGCTTGCAACAAATGCTGTCCGTTCAGGTATCGTTGCTGCGCATAATGTCGGCGGAACAGCGCTGGAATCGATCGGTGTTCAGGGTTCAAATGGTATTTCTATTTTTGGCTATCATATGGTTTCGACTGGTTTGACTGTACAGGAATCAGAAAAACTAGGATTGAAAGTCAAACATACAGAATTTGAAGATTTACAAAAACCAGGCTTCATGAAAGAAAACAACTCTGTGAAAATCAGAATCGTTTATGAAGAAGAGTCTCGTAGGATCGTTGGCGCTCAAATGGCCTCTTACGAAGACATCTCGATGGGGATTCATATGTTCTCCTTGGCGATCGAAGAAAAAGTGACTATCGACAAATTAAAACTCTTAGATATCTTTTTCTTACCGCATTTTAATCAACCATATAACTACATTACGATGGCGGCGCTTAGCGCTGAGTAG
- the mltG gene encoding endolytic transglycosylase MltG gives MDQSKSTDSAQSQDEKSKKRTRKKEDRIVGRIVLIVASVLLLVIAIFGFTFYKYVTTGLEPLNKKDSKLVQVHIPEDSSNKKIANILEESKVIKSGMVFNYYAKFKNLTDFQAGYYQMSPDMTLDEIGALLREGGTAEPTQLADGKVTIPEGFDIDKIGDAIEKNTDFKKDQFIELMKKQEFFDAMNQKYPELLGSAGEAADVRYRLEGYLFPATYDYYKDSKIEDFVEQMIAKTNSVMEGYLPMVHAKGMTIQQVLTLASLVEKEGVKEDDRKKIAQVFFNRISANMPLQSDISILYALGEHKELVTYQDLEVDSPYNLYKNTGYGPGPLDSPSEQAINAVLNPTPNNYLYFVADISTGNVYFAETYEEHQEYVEKYVNNTDTEKSE, from the coding sequence ATCGATCAATCGAAATCGACAGATTCAGCACAATCTCAGGATGAAAAATCAAAAAAACGTACAAGGAAAAAAGAAGATCGAATCGTAGGGCGGATCGTGTTGATCGTAGCCTCAGTCTTGCTTTTAGTGATTGCGATTTTCGGTTTTACGTTTTATAAATATGTCACAACAGGCTTGGAGCCATTGAACAAAAAGGATTCCAAACTTGTGCAGGTTCACATCCCTGAAGACTCTTCTAATAAGAAGATCGCGAATATACTCGAAGAAAGCAAAGTCATCAAAAGTGGCATGGTATTCAATTATTATGCAAAATTCAAAAATCTGACTGACTTTCAAGCTGGTTACTATCAAATGTCGCCGGATATGACACTTGATGAAATCGGAGCACTTTTAAGAGAAGGCGGCACCGCAGAACCAACACAACTGGCAGACGGCAAGGTGACGATCCCGGAAGGTTTTGATATCGACAAGATCGGAGATGCCATCGAGAAAAATACAGACTTCAAAAAGGATCAGTTTATCGAATTGATGAAGAAGCAAGAATTTTTCGATGCGATGAACCAGAAGTATCCAGAATTACTAGGAAGTGCTGGAGAAGCAGCAGATGTTCGCTACCGTTTGGAAGGCTATTTGTTCCCAGCAACGTATGATTACTATAAAGATTCGAAGATCGAAGATTTTGTAGAGCAAATGATTGCAAAAACCAACAGTGTGATGGAAGGGTATCTTCCGATGGTGCATGCAAAAGGAATGACGATCCAGCAAGTCTTGACATTAGCATCTTTGGTTGAAAAAGAGGGTGTCAAAGAAGACGACCGCAAAAAAATTGCGCAGGTTTTCTTCAATAGAATTTCAGCAAATATGCCGCTGCAGTCCGATATCTCTATTTTATATGCTCTAGGAGAACATAAAGAATTAGTGACATATCAAGACTTAGAAGTTGATTCACCATATAACTTATACAAAAATACTGGTTATGGACCGGGACCTCTAGACAGTCCAAGTGAGCAGGCAATCAATGCTGTATTGAATCCAACACCGAATAATTACTTGTATTTTGTGGCAGATATTTCAACAGGAAATGTATATTTTGCTGAGACATATGAAGAGCATCAGGAATATGTAGAAAAATATGTAAACAATACTGACACTGAAAAAAGTGAATAA
- the greA gene encoding transcription elongation factor GreA codes for MAEKVFPMTLEGKEKLEQELEELKTVKRKEIVERIKIARSFGDLSENSEYESAKDEQAFVEGRITTLENMIRFAQIIDNDGVDSDEVSIGKTVTFIELPDGEEEEYTIVGSAEADPFSGKISNDSPIAQALIGKRLEDQVAIATPGGDMQVKIIKVS; via the coding sequence ATGGCAGAAAAAGTATTTCCTATGACACTTGAAGGAAAAGAAAAATTAGAACAAGAATTAGAAGAATTAAAGACAGTTAAACGAAAAGAAATCGTTGAACGTATAAAGATCGCAAGAAGCTTTGGAGATCTATCTGAAAACTCAGAATATGAATCAGCTAAAGATGAACAAGCCTTTGTAGAAGGACGCATCACAACTTTAGAAAACATGATCCGTTTTGCTCAAATCATCGATAATGATGGCGTTGATTCTGACGAAGTTTCTATCGGAAAAACGGTGACGTTTATTGAGTTGCCGGATGGTGAAGAAGAAGAATATACGATCGTTGGAAGTGCAGAAGCAGATCCGTTTTCTGGGAAAATTTCCAATGATTCACCGATTGCTCAAGCATTGATCGGTAAACGATTAGAAGATCAAGTAGCGATCGCTACTCCTGGCGGAGATATGCAGGTAAAAATTATCAAAGTCAGCTAA